From a region of the Halorubrum sp. BV1 genome:
- a CDS encoding universal stress protein → MTLVVPFDGSELAEAALVRATEFGNVFNEDVLAVSVIPKGNTTYAREHGWIGPDEEFDLELVVSTLHEQVTDLCPSADFRHKVVDRYAPSGSISTRLRKVAREENASMVFLGSENAGHLVSALSSVGPTVATDEDYDVVIVRNRSPTKIAKLKDASPHKTSKSDFYLP, encoded by the coding sequence ATGACACTGGTCGTTCCGTTCGATGGGTCTGAGCTCGCTGAAGCGGCACTCGTCAGGGCAACCGAGTTCGGGAACGTATTTAACGAAGACGTGCTGGCTGTGAGTGTCATCCCGAAGGGAAACACGACCTATGCCAGAGAACACGGCTGGATCGGACCGGACGAAGAGTTTGATTTGGAATTAGTTGTCTCAACGTTACACGAACAGGTGACCGACTTGTGTCCAAGTGCCGATTTCCGACATAAAGTTGTAGATCGGTACGCTCCATCCGGATCGATATCAACCCGTCTGCGGAAGGTTGCACGGGAAGAAAACGCCTCAATGGTCTTTCTCGGTAGCGAAAATGCCGGACATCTCGTTTCCGCATTGAGTAGCGTAGGACCGACCGTTGCTACAGACGAGGACTACGATGTCGTCATCGTTCGTAATCGGAGCCCAACCAAGATTGCCAAACTCAAAGACGCCTCGCCGCACAAAACCTCGAAGTCGGATTTCTATCTCCCCTAA
- a CDS encoding cation-translocating P-type ATPase, giving the protein MSNKCSLCGRSIQSSSVPEPGERAFCSSGCHDVYTTLGDADSPDVAQSPPENERTREGDAVLPDPDGSQTFLRIDGMYSATCEAYLESLAEAQPGVISAEASYVTETIRIDHDPAAVSKETLRDALSTLGYTAYLRDDASTEADESGGTTRRSREMDGIRKRRDDQLLGMRYSVGFLFGAFLLVPYVAILYPAHLASIFDWQALAIFEGAFQLNSEGAFVFLRLYFVMTGLILVFTGLPVLRGAYISLKMRRPNTDLLVAITAVSAYLYSTVAVILGRNDIFYDLAIVVTAAVTASVFYESSIKQRALDRLTELTISQVERARTYDADGTTREVRVEDLEAGDVVLVRQGERVPVDGELVEDRCTVDEAIVTGESLPVSKPAGDDVIGGSIVTDGAALVRVDPGVTSSIDRITTAVWDLQSATHGVQRHADQLASYAVFLVVGAAVAVGGVSALAFGLAPPNAALLALSVLLAGSPWALGLATPLSVAKSLSSALRRGIIIFDETVFERLRDVDIVVFDKTGTLTTGAMEVIEADAPAELLDAVAALEQRASHPAANAIVTAFAGRDGGDDTGDQSDSAADDIGTDGGDRIREFTNHRSGIEGVIGDTSYLVGNLDLFAEQGWTVDDDIRSRVADARGFGQLPVVIGRDGAAEGLIVVGDEPRDGWNDTVSRLGERGTEVVVLTGDDEEATDFFKRHDAVTHVFATVPPEGKTATIRRLKSEDQVAMVGDGTNDAPALAAADLGISLGGGTELAADAADIAIVDNDIRSVETAFDLAGAARRRVKQNNLLAFSYNGIALAALAVGFFNPLTAAAAVIASGGLITINTRRTLLG; this is encoded by the coding sequence ATGAGTAACAAGTGTTCCTTGTGTGGTCGATCGATTCAGTCGTCCTCCGTTCCGGAACCCGGCGAGCGCGCGTTCTGTTCGAGCGGATGTCACGACGTGTATACGACGCTCGGAGATGCCGATTCCCCTGACGTCGCTCAGTCCCCACCTGAGAACGAGAGGACACGGGAGGGAGACGCGGTGCTTCCCGATCCGGACGGTTCGCAGACGTTTCTGCGGATCGACGGGATGTACTCCGCGACGTGTGAAGCGTATCTCGAGTCGCTCGCCGAGGCCCAGCCGGGAGTGATCTCCGCCGAGGCGAGTTACGTTACCGAGACGATCCGAATTGACCACGATCCGGCTGCCGTTTCGAAGGAGACACTGCGTGACGCGTTGAGTACGCTCGGGTACACGGCGTACCTCCGTGACGACGCCTCGACGGAGGCGGATGAGTCGGGCGGGACGACGCGCCGATCACGGGAGATGGACGGGATTCGGAAGCGGCGAGACGACCAGCTCTTGGGGATGCGATACTCCGTCGGTTTCCTCTTCGGCGCGTTCCTGTTGGTCCCGTACGTCGCGATTCTGTATCCCGCACACCTCGCGTCGATATTCGACTGGCAAGCGCTCGCGATATTCGAGGGCGCGTTCCAGTTGAACAGCGAGGGCGCGTTCGTGTTCCTCCGGCTGTACTTCGTGATGACCGGACTCATCCTCGTCTTCACCGGGCTTCCGGTGTTGCGGGGTGCGTACATCAGTCTGAAAATGCGTCGTCCGAACACCGACCTGTTGGTCGCGATCACCGCGGTGAGCGCGTATCTGTACAGTACGGTCGCCGTCATCCTCGGACGGAACGACATCTTCTACGACCTCGCGATCGTCGTGACGGCCGCGGTCACCGCATCGGTGTTCTACGAGTCGTCGATCAAACAGCGCGCACTCGATCGGCTCACCGAACTCACGATATCGCAGGTCGAGCGGGCGCGGACGTACGACGCAGACGGGACCACCCGAGAGGTTCGCGTCGAGGACCTCGAAGCGGGCGACGTCGTCCTCGTTCGACAGGGGGAACGCGTGCCGGTCGACGGCGAACTCGTCGAAGACCGCTGTACCGTCGACGAAGCGATCGTGACCGGTGAGTCGCTTCCGGTGTCGAAACCCGCCGGCGACGACGTGATCGGGGGGTCGATCGTTACCGACGGCGCTGCGTTGGTCCGTGTCGATCCGGGCGTGACGAGTAGCATCGACCGAATAACGACCGCAGTCTGGGACTTACAGAGCGCGACGCACGGGGTCCAGCGGCATGCCGACCAACTCGCGTCGTACGCCGTGTTCCTCGTCGTCGGAGCCGCCGTCGCGGTCGGCGGTGTTAGTGCGCTCGCGTTCGGACTGGCCCCGCCGAACGCCGCCCTCCTCGCGCTGTCGGTCCTCCTCGCCGGCTCGCCGTGGGCGCTCGGACTCGCGACGCCGTTGTCGGTCGCGAAGAGCCTCTCCAGTGCGCTCCGGCGCGGGATCATCATCTTCGACGAAACGGTCTTCGAACGGCTCCGCGACGTCGACATCGTCGTCTTCGATAAGACGGGGACGCTCACGACCGGGGCGATGGAAGTGATCGAAGCGGACGCGCCCGCGGAGCTGCTCGACGCCGTCGCCGCGCTCGAACAGCGGGCGTCACACCCCGCCGCGAACGCGATTGTGACGGCGTTCGCCGGCAGAGACGGAGGCGACGACACAGGGGATCAGTCGGACTCGGCGGCTGACGATATCGGAACGGACGGCGGCGATCGGATACGCGAGTTCACGAACCACCGATCCGGTATCGAAGGCGTGATCGGCGATACGTCGTATCTCGTCGGGAACCTCGATCTGTTCGCGGAACAGGGGTGGACCGTCGACGACGACATCCGGTCGCGGGTCGCCGACGCCCGGGGATTCGGTCAGCTGCCGGTCGTGATCGGTCGCGACGGGGCGGCAGAGGGGCTGATCGTCGTCGGCGACGAGCCGCGGGACGGCTGGAACGACACCGTCTCTCGGCTCGGGGAACGCGGCACGGAGGTCGTCGTCCTGACCGGCGACGACGAGGAAGCGACGGACTTCTTCAAGCGACACGACGCCGTGACGCATGTCTTCGCGACGGTTCCGCCGGAGGGGAAGACGGCGACGATCCGGCGGCTCAAATCAGAGGATCAAGTCGCGATGGTGGGTGACGGCACCAACGACGCACCGGCGCTCGCCGCCGCCGACCTCGGCATCTCGCTGGGCGGCGGGACGGAGTTGGCCGCCGACGCCGCCGATATCGCGATCGTCGACAACGACATCCGCTCCGTAGAAACCGCCTTCGACCTCGCGGGGGCGGCTCGCCGTCGCGTGAAACAGAACAATCTCCTCGCGTTCTCCTACAACGGTATCGCGCTCGCGGCGTTGGCCGTCGGATTCTTCAATCCGCTGACGGCGGCGGCCGCGGTCATTGCCAGCGGTGGATTGATCACGATAAACACTCGGCGGACACTCCTCGGGTAG
- a CDS encoding enolase C-terminal domain-like protein, whose translation MRDILPALKREAFSSISRMANVTQRVDMPVATDERIYNDETMGYFVRKQACDIIQPDVTSYGGLQQVQHARTQW comes from the coding sequence ATGCGTGACATCCTCCCCGCGCTGAAGCGCGAGGCGTTCTCCTCGATTTCCCGAATGGCCAACGTCACCCAGAGGGTCGACATGCCAGTCGCAACGGACGAACGTATCTACAACGATGAAACCATGGGATACTTCGTCCGAAAGCAGGCGTGTGACATCATCCAGCCGGACGTGACCAGCTACGGAGGTCTCCAACAGGTTCAGCATGCGCGGACTCAATGGTGA
- a CDS encoding DUF2703 domain-containing protein: MDDPTDSKMVSIVQPAAEEYTRRTVTVDFLYLDNESCDRCMGSEDALEAALERIEPVLGALDVGITVRDIHVSTLEAAEATQLAVSPTIRINGRDVQSDYIENTCESCGDLCECEGDVDCRLWQYRGEEYSTAPVGLLVESLVQAIAPDVMRSSEPSESQAYQLSSNVRDFFEGSNSAESDCGCGC, encoded by the coding sequence ATGGATGATCCCACAGACAGCAAGATGGTATCGATTGTTCAGCCAGCAGCCGAAGAGTACACACGACGGACGGTTACTGTCGATTTCCTCTATCTGGACAACGAATCCTGCGACCGATGTATGGGGTCTGAAGACGCACTCGAAGCAGCACTTGAGAGGATCGAACCGGTTCTCGGTGCCCTAGACGTTGGTATTACTGTCAGAGATATCCATGTCTCGACGCTAGAAGCTGCTGAAGCGACCCAACTCGCCGTGTCACCGACGATCCGTATCAATGGCCGGGATGTCCAATCCGATTACATTGAAAACACCTGCGAATCGTGTGGAGACCTCTGTGAGTGTGAGGGTGACGTTGATTGTCGCCTCTGGCAGTACCGCGGCGAGGAATACTCGACAGCACCTGTCGGACTCCTCGTCGAGTCGTTAGTGCAAGCTATTGCACCGGACGTGATGCGGTCTAGTGAACCAAGCGAGAGCCAAGCCTATCAGCTTTCGTCGAACGTTCGGGACTTTTTCGAAGGGTCGAACAGCGCCGAATCGGACTGTGGGTGTGGTTGCTAA
- a CDS encoding sulfurtransferase TusA family protein, with amino-acid sequence MSHPSWDDVVETPDELDDETAEALLEGATEVQDLTGEACPYPQVEAEKAVAGLSPADVLVQKTDCVPNSENVSKAVSDDATATVWKSGDGRCRSLLRKN; translated from the coding sequence ATGAGCCACCCCTCGTGGGACGACGTCGTCGAGACGCCGGACGAACTCGACGACGAGACGGCAGAGGCACTGCTCGAAGGAGCGACGGAGGTACAGGACCTGACCGGCGAGGCGTGTCCGTATCCGCAGGTCGAGGCGGAGAAAGCCGTCGCCGGGCTCTCTCCGGCCGACGTGCTCGTCCAGAAGACGGACTGCGTTCCGAACAGCGAGAACGTTTCGAAGGCGGTCAGCGACGACGCCACAGCGACGGTGTGGAAGTCGGGCGACGGTCGCTGCCGGAGCCTCCTGCGGAAGAACTGA
- a CDS encoding rhodanese-like domain-containing protein: MVEELTPDEVNERVQAGDIRVIDTRSPEQYERGHIPGAINVPLGDLPSRISDIDWDDTDVVCACPVGQSSKQAAMLIQSYEGVEADVLVASMAGGYEEWEFELETGPAADA; the protein is encoded by the coding sequence ATGGTTGAGGAACTCACCCCCGACGAAGTCAACGAGCGCGTCCAGGCGGGCGATATCCGCGTCATCGACACGCGCTCGCCCGAGCAGTACGAGCGGGGCCACATCCCCGGCGCGATCAACGTTCCGCTTGGCGATCTCCCGTCGCGCATCTCCGACATCGACTGGGACGACACGGACGTGGTCTGTGCCTGCCCCGTCGGGCAGTCGTCGAAGCAGGCCGCGATGCTGATTCAGAGCTACGAGGGCGTCGAAGCGGACGTGCTCGTCGCGAGCATGGCCGGCGGGTACGAGGAGTGGGAGTTCGAGTTGGAGACTGGACCGGCCGCCGACGCGTGA
- a CDS encoding 6-pyruvoyl tetrahydropterin synthase family protein — translation MSQSISQDDSAVATVADTGKRTLHIGADNPIRISSGHRIRHHDGKCSRPHGHNYEITVEVTGELTEEGWVVDKGDVTDVIDAWDHRFLVEEGDPLVDAFEASGDGDALVVLEHPPTAEVMSVLLEQRMLDAFPATVSKVSVSVRETGELCATY, via the coding sequence ATGTCTCAGAGCATATCACAAGATGATTCTGCGGTAGCGACTGTGGCCGATACGGGCAAACGAACGCTCCACATCGGAGCAGATAACCCAATTCGGATCAGTTCGGGCCATCGGATTCGCCATCACGACGGGAAGTGCTCGCGACCGCACGGCCACAACTACGAGATCACCGTCGAGGTGACCGGTGAACTCACCGAAGAGGGGTGGGTCGTCGACAAAGGCGACGTCACAGACGTCATCGACGCGTGGGATCACCGGTTCCTCGTCGAAGAAGGCGATCCGCTCGTCGACGCGTTCGAAGCGTCGGGCGACGGCGACGCGCTCGTCGTCTTGGAGCATCCACCAACGGCCGAGGTGATGAGCGTCCTCCTCGAACAGCGGATGCTCGACGCGTTCCCAGCCACCGTCTCGAAAGTCTCGGTGTCGGTGAGAGAAACCGGCGAGCTCTGTGCGACCTACTGA
- a CDS encoding CopG family ribbon-helix-helix protein, translated as MRTSFNIPDAVVDEFDQVWQDEGIDNRSRAVREAMQEYIESHTRLEAISEDVIALVAFDYRHHDVIGALHGVQHEYQDVILNTSHTHQGEWCLESLFCQGNGKRVRKLTYRLRDFDGVNRVKIMVIRDD; from the coding sequence ATGCGAACGAGTTTCAACATCCCGGACGCGGTAGTCGACGAGTTTGATCAGGTCTGGCAGGACGAGGGAATTGATAACCGATCCCGGGCGGTCCGTGAAGCAATGCAGGAGTACATCGAATCACACACTCGGCTCGAAGCGATCAGCGAAGACGTCATCGCGCTCGTCGCATTCGACTACCGCCATCACGACGTGATCGGAGCGCTCCACGGCGTCCAACACGAATATCAGGACGTAATCCTCAACACGAGTCACACACACCAAGGAGAGTGGTGTCTCGAGTCGTTGTTCTGCCAAGGGAACGGTAAACGCGTCCGAAAGCTGACCTACCGACTTCGGGATTTCGACGGCGTAAACCGAGTGAAAATCATGGTGATTCGAGATGACTGA
- the queC gene encoding 7-cyano-7-deazaguanine synthase QueC gives MSNKSAVILVSGGMDSATAVYEAIERGYEPYFLHTSYGQRTEDKEYECANALAEEVDAADFLHIETGHLSQIGASSLTDEEMDVADADLESDEIPTSYVPFRNANLLSMATSYAEATGSSALFIGAHSEDFSGYPDCQPAFFDAFQNVIDVGTKPETEIELKAPFVEWSKTEIAEHGLELGVPYDRTWSCYRDEAPACGTCDACAFRLEAFRNAGARDPIAYAERPKFS, from the coding sequence ATGAGCAACAAAAGCGCGGTGATTCTGGTGTCAGGCGGGATGGATAGCGCAACGGCAGTCTACGAGGCGATAGAGCGGGGGTACGAGCCGTACTTTCTCCACACGTCGTACGGGCAGCGCACGGAGGACAAAGAGTACGAGTGTGCGAACGCGCTCGCTGAAGAGGTTGACGCGGCTGACTTCCTCCATATCGAAACCGGGCATCTCTCCCAGATCGGTGCGTCGAGCCTGACTGACGAGGAGATGGACGTGGCTGACGCGGACCTCGAGAGTGACGAGATACCGACCTCGTACGTTCCGTTCCGGAACGCAAACCTGTTGTCGATGGCCACGTCGTACGCGGAAGCAACAGGGTCATCCGCGCTGTTCATCGGTGCGCACTCGGAGGATTTCTCCGGATATCCTGACTGTCAGCCCGCCTTTTTCGACGCCTTTCAGAACGTGATCGACGTCGGGACGAAACCGGAGACGGAGATCGAGCTGAAAGCGCCGTTCGTGGAGTGGTCGAAAACGGAGATTGCGGAGCACGGATTGGAACTCGGGGTGCCCTACGACAGAACGTGGTCGTGTTACCGGGATGAGGCTCCCGCGTGTGGGACGTGTGATGCGTGTGCGTTCCGACTTGAGGCGTTCCGGAATGCCGGAGCGCGCGACCCGATCGCGTACGCTGAGCGGCCGAAGTTTTCGTGA
- a CDS encoding 7-carboxy-7-deazaguanine synthase QueE yields MPVASDIEDSGTTGDAAGEGLPINEVFYSLQGEGTLAGVPSVFVRTAGCNLRCWFCDSYHTSWEPTGAWRDVDSIVEEVQSHERATHVVLTGGEPLIHEASVELVERLAAEGYHTTVETNGTIYRDAPIDLASISPKLASSTPTPNRDPKGDGEFEKQHEQDRIDVAALARMVDAYETQLKFVVTDETDLSEITELVERVRAATTATVADDDVLVMPEGMTRAQLDGTRSEVAELAMEYGFRYTPRLHVDLWDDAPGT; encoded by the coding sequence ATGCCAGTCGCGAGCGATATCGAGGACTCCGGAACGACTGGTGACGCGGCCGGCGAGGGGCTTCCTATCAACGAGGTGTTCTACTCGCTGCAGGGTGAGGGAACACTCGCGGGCGTCCCCTCCGTCTTCGTCCGGACCGCAGGGTGTAACCTTCGCTGTTGGTTCTGTGATTCGTACCATACGTCGTGGGAGCCGACCGGGGCGTGGCGCGACGTCGATTCGATCGTCGAGGAAGTGCAGTCACACGAGCGGGCCACCCACGTCGTGCTCACGGGCGGAGAGCCACTCATTCACGAGGCGTCGGTCGAACTCGTAGAGCGACTGGCCGCAGAGGGGTATCACACGACGGTGGAGACGAACGGAACGATCTACCGAGACGCGCCGATCGATCTTGCGAGTATCAGCCCGAAGCTCGCGAGCAGTACGCCGACGCCGAATCGTGACCCGAAAGGCGACGGCGAATTCGAAAAGCAACACGAACAGGATCGGATCGACGTGGCCGCGCTGGCCCGCATGGTCGATGCGTACGAGACACAGCTCAAGTTCGTCGTGACGGACGAAACGGATCTGTCAGAGATCACGGAGCTAGTTGAGCGGGTGCGAGCGGCGACGACGGCGACCGTCGCGGACGACGACGTGTTGGTGATGCCGGAAGGCATGACGCGTGCGCAACTCGACGGGACGCGAAGCGAGGTCGCCGAGCTGGCGATGGAGTACGGATTCCGGTACACGCCGCGACTCCATGTGGACCTATGGGACGACGCGCCGGGAACATGA
- a CDS encoding FAD:protein FMN transferase: MMGSLASAYERFGNSHREFECCDTTFRIQATGIRAETATTAARETAESLEGHLNAFDEASAVSQLNRDGEVADDHIARIVRRGLEYNDRTDGVFDIRQGRVEHDLKTFLCGDRDTPPREFATGTVRISGSHVTTNVEVDLNGLAKGYIVDQASEALGGGGRRGFVSGGGDMSPPTGPVAIESPYGSDTPLKILDTDWYVATSGGYRRSRNGTDHVYDPTTESLGSRHESVTVVARRDCMEADAVATTLAALPLAEAREVASEWEGLEALIIHDGVFHTTDGFETHVLDT; encoded by the coding sequence ATGATGGGATCGCTCGCCTCGGCGTACGAACGGTTCGGGAACTCACACCGCGAGTTCGAGTGTTGTGATACGACGTTTCGGATTCAGGCGACGGGGATCCGAGCTGAGACTGCGACAACCGCGGCCAGAGAAACGGCTGAATCACTCGAAGGACATCTGAACGCGTTCGATGAGGCGAGTGCCGTCAGCCAGCTCAACCGCGACGGAGAGGTCGCGGACGACCACATCGCGCGTATCGTCCGCCGAGGGCTCGAATACAACGATCGGACCGACGGGGTGTTCGATATTCGTCAAGGCCGCGTCGAACACGACCTCAAAACGTTCCTGTGCGGTGACCGCGACACACCACCAAGAGAGTTCGCGACCGGAACTGTCCGAATCAGCGGATCACACGTAACTACCAACGTCGAAGTTGACCTCAATGGCCTCGCTAAGGGGTACATTGTCGACCAAGCCAGCGAGGCACTCGGCGGTGGTGGTCGACGCGGGTTCGTCAGCGGTGGTGGGGATATGTCTCCACCGACGGGTCCGGTCGCCATTGAGAGCCCGTACGGTAGCGACACGCCGCTGAAGATCCTAGACACGGACTGGTACGTCGCAACATCGGGCGGATACCGACGGTCGCGAAACGGCACTGACCACGTCTACGATCCGACGACCGAATCACTCGGGTCACGTCACGAATCCGTCACCGTCGTGGCGCGCCGAGACTGCATGGAAGCCGACGCCGTAGCGACGACCCTCGCAGCACTCCCGCTTGCCGAGGCACGCGAAGTAGCGTCAGAATGGGAGGGTCTGGAGGCGCTCATCATCCACGATGGCGTTTTTCATACGACAGATGGCTTTGAGACACATGTCTTGGACACATAA
- a CDS encoding metalloregulator ArsR/SmtB family transcription factor, with product MSDPDLELASRREIYQRIADTPGIHFRALLDDLAYAQGTLQYQLRWLADEDLIDVSDDGKYTRYYPAAEFDDADRTVMNALRREYSRRILAHLLTDGPLSTTELSDRLDKAQSTVSWHLSTLAEADLVTKERDGRSVVYEVSDPDRVRYLYTVHRRSFTDRAVDRILGLWDSY from the coding sequence ATGTCGGACCCGGATCTCGAATTGGCCTCTCGGCGGGAAATCTACCAGCGAATAGCCGATACGCCCGGGATTCACTTTCGCGCGCTCCTTGACGATCTTGCGTACGCACAGGGGACGCTCCAGTACCAGCTCAGATGGCTCGCCGACGAGGATCTGATCGACGTCTCGGACGACGGCAAGTATACGCGATACTATCCGGCTGCCGAGTTCGACGACGCCGATCGAACAGTGATGAACGCGCTGCGCCGGGAATACAGTCGCCGCATCCTCGCACACCTTCTCACGGACGGTCCGCTCTCGACGACCGAACTCAGCGACCGGCTCGACAAGGCGCAATCGACGGTCTCGTGGCATCTATCTACACTCGCCGAGGCCGACCTCGTCACGAAAGAGCGGGACGGCCGGAGCGTCGTCTACGAGGTCAGCGATCCCGATCGAGTCAGATACCTCTACACGGTTCACCGGCGCTCGTTTACAGACAGGGCTGTCGACCGCATCCTAGGCCTCTGGGACAGCTACTAA
- a CDS encoding helix-turn-helix domain-containing protein yields the protein MSKREQWQAKWHGLQDILGPKWTLHILRLLSEGPQGFNAIQRELDGLTAPMLSQRLKELRCHGLVDRVVADTTPPTTTYSLTEQGTEIAAQLRELEPLVELHGWGDDPETDGCSSTSQECRDEALTTGCVTSSPR from the coding sequence ATGAGCAAGCGCGAGCAGTGGCAGGCAAAATGGCACGGATTACAAGATATTCTCGGACCGAAGTGGACGCTGCACATCCTCCGTCTCCTGTCAGAAGGGCCTCAAGGATTCAACGCTATTCAGCGCGAACTCGACGGCTTGACCGCACCGATGCTCTCTCAGCGGCTCAAAGAGCTTCGATGTCACGGCCTCGTCGATCGGGTGGTGGCAGATACGACACCTCCGACGACGACGTACTCGCTGACTGAACAGGGAACTGAGATCGCCGCTCAGCTTCGAGAACTGGAACCGCTCGTCGAGTTGCACGGTTGGGGAGACGATCCCGAAACCGATGGCTGTTCGTCCACCTCTCAGGAGTGTCGCGACGAGGCGCTCACAACCGGATGCGTGACATCCTCCCCGCGCTGA